A stretch of Crossiella cryophila DNA encodes these proteins:
- a CDS encoding NAD-dependent epimerase/dehydratase family protein yields the protein MTRVAVLGGTGWLGRQVCASFARHGDEVIVVARNPAPYLAEHRFARLDLALAAPETIADLLRAERVDVVVNATDAANATDGWANTEEQLARGNVGLTRAVLGAVGALPWRPRLVHMGTILEYGEVPAGTLIDENLVPDPRTPYTRTKLDGSVAVLDAAAAGTVDGVVLRLSNISGPHPSPASFVGKLVAMLCTALDSGVPMAVTVTEATRDYLDVRDAAEAVRLAAGAPVTGRMINLGSGRAVSIRELVRTFVAAAGLPPEMLHERNRRVASLGGDWTQVDIGLARDLLGWSPRIPLADSLRDMWRTAVAEQVVAGS from the coding sequence GTGACCCGGGTGGCGGTGCTCGGCGGCACCGGATGGCTCGGCAGGCAGGTGTGCGCGAGTTTCGCCCGGCACGGTGACGAGGTCATCGTGGTGGCGCGCAACCCGGCGCCCTACCTGGCCGAGCACCGGTTCGCCCGGCTGGACCTGGCGCTGGCCGCGCCGGAGACGATCGCGGACCTGCTGCGTGCCGAGCGGGTGGACGTGGTGGTCAACGCGACCGACGCGGCGAACGCCACCGACGGCTGGGCCAACACCGAGGAACAGCTGGCCCGCGGCAACGTCGGCCTGACCCGCGCGGTGCTCGGCGCGGTCGGCGCGCTGCCCTGGCGGCCGCGGCTGGTGCACATGGGCACCATCCTGGAATACGGCGAGGTGCCCGCCGGCACGTTGATCGACGAGAACCTGGTGCCGGACCCGCGCACCCCGTACACCCGGACCAAGCTGGACGGCTCGGTCGCGGTGCTGGACGCGGCCGCCGCCGGGACGGTGGACGGGGTGGTGCTGCGGCTGTCCAACATCTCCGGGCCGCACCCCTCCCCGGCCAGCTTCGTCGGGAAACTGGTCGCGATGCTGTGCACCGCACTGGACTCCGGCGTGCCGATGGCGGTGACCGTGACCGAGGCGACCAGGGACTACCTGGACGTGCGCGATGCCGCCGAGGCGGTCCGGCTGGCCGCCGGGGCGCCGGTGACCGGCCGGATGATCAACCTCGGCAGCGGCCGCGCGGTGAGCATCCGCGAACTGGTGCGCACCTTCGTGGCCGCGGCCGGGCTGCCGCCGGAGATGCTGCACGAGCGCAACCGGCGGGTGGCCAGCCTCGGCGGGGACTGGACCCAGGTCGACATCGGACTGGCCAGGGACCTGCTCGGCTGGTCGCCGCGGATCCCGCTGGCGGACTCGCTGCGCGACATGTGGCGCACCGCGGTGGCCGAACAGGTCGTCGCCGGAAGCTGA
- a CDS encoding sugar nucleotidyltransferase — MRGIVLAGGSGNRLHPMTLAVPKELLPVGDKPMIYYPLSVLMLAGIRDILLIGAPAELPRIRHLLGDGGELGLRIDYRVQDEPGGIAEALVLGADHIGEDSVALIHGDHIFHGQRFYSVLAEHSAEVRGCVLFGSPVGEPGRCGAAEVDEHGRLLSVGAQPVSRRGRRAVTGLGFYDNEVVDLVKNLPPAGPGEPDLTQVHRAYLRREQAKLVDLGRGFAWLETETPESLLQAGHYVRTLEARQGARIACLEEVALRMGFISAADCHRLGERLARSPYGEYVMAIAAELGPV, encoded by the coding sequence ATGCGGGGAATCGTACTCGCGGGCGGATCGGGGAACCGGCTTCACCCGATGACGCTCGCGGTGCCCAAGGAACTGCTGCCGGTCGGTGACAAACCGATGATCTACTATCCGCTCAGCGTGCTCATGCTGGCCGGAATCCGGGACATCCTGCTCATCGGCGCACCCGCGGAACTGCCCCGGATCCGGCACCTGCTGGGTGACGGCGGCGAACTCGGACTGCGTATCGACTACCGGGTCCAGGACGAGCCGGGTGGAATTGCCGAGGCACTGGTGCTCGGCGCCGACCACATCGGCGAGGATTCGGTCGCGCTGATCCACGGGGACCATATTTTCCACGGCCAGCGTTTTTATTCGGTGCTCGCCGAGCACAGCGCGGAGGTGCGTGGCTGCGTGCTGTTCGGGTCGCCGGTCGGCGAGCCGGGCCGGTGCGGGGCGGCGGAAGTTGACGAGCACGGGCGGCTGCTCTCCGTCGGCGCGCAGCCGGTGTCCCGGCGCGGTCGGCGGGCGGTCACCGGGCTCGGGTTCTACGACAACGAGGTGGTTGACCTGGTCAAGAACCTGCCGCCTGCCGGGCCAGGCGAGCCGGACCTGACCCAGGTGCACCGCGCCTACCTGCGGCGAGAGCAGGCGAAGCTGGTCGACCTCGGCCGGGGCTTCGCCTGGCTGGAGACCGAGACGCCGGAGTCGCTGCTGCAGGCCGGCCACTACGTGCGCACCCTGGAGGCGCGGCAGGGCGCGCGGATCGCCTGTCTGGAGGAGGTGGCGCTGCGGATGGGATTCATCAGCGCCGCGGACTGCCACCGGCTCGGCGAACGGCTGGCCCGCTCGCCCTACGGCGAGTACGTGATGGCCATCGCGGCCGAGCTGGGCCCGGTCTGA
- a CDS encoding class I SAM-dependent methyltransferase: protein MSTCRICRGPVYQFFDFGQQPISDAFRKPEDTSEEFFFHMAIGVCQQCTMVQLMSEVPREKMFHEEYAYHSSTSARMQEHFAGTALRLLETECRDVADPLVVELGCNDGIMLRTVAERGVRHLGVDPSANVAEVAASKGVRVRVAFFEESVAKEIRASEGPAQVIYAANTVCHIPYLDSIFRGVDALLSPTGVFVFEDPYLGDIVERASFDQIYDEHFYLFSATSVQAAARQFGFDLVDVERLPTHGGEIRYTIGRPEHRRPTERVAELIAEERERGIDTLATLEQWGTEVKRNCGDLVTLLRKLKDEGATVYAYGATAKSATVTNYAGIGPDLVAGVFDSTPGKQHRLTPGAHLPVRPLEEFTTPYPDYLLLFAWNHAEEIIKREQAFREQGGKWILYVPDVHLL, encoded by the coding sequence ATGTCTACCTGCCGCATCTGCCGGGGCCCGGTCTACCAGTTCTTCGATTTCGGCCAGCAGCCGATCTCCGATGCTTTCCGCAAGCCGGAGGACACTTCCGAGGAGTTCTTCTTCCACATGGCCATCGGCGTGTGCCAGCAATGCACGATGGTTCAGCTGATGTCCGAGGTGCCGAGGGAGAAGATGTTCCACGAGGAGTACGCGTACCACTCCTCGACCTCGGCGCGCATGCAGGAGCACTTCGCCGGCACCGCGCTCCGCCTGCTGGAGACCGAGTGCCGCGACGTGGCCGACCCGCTGGTGGTGGAACTCGGCTGCAACGACGGCATCATGCTGCGCACCGTGGCCGAGCGCGGGGTCCGCCACCTGGGCGTGGACCCCTCGGCGAACGTGGCCGAGGTGGCCGCGAGCAAGGGCGTGCGGGTCAGGGTCGCCTTCTTCGAGGAGTCGGTGGCCAAGGAGATCCGGGCGAGTGAGGGCCCGGCCCAGGTGATCTACGCGGCGAACACCGTCTGCCACATCCCCTACCTGGACTCGATCTTCCGCGGCGTGGACGCGCTGCTCTCCCCCACCGGCGTGTTCGTCTTCGAGGACCCCTACCTCGGCGACATCGTCGAACGCGCCAGCTTCGACCAGATCTACGACGAGCACTTCTACCTGTTCTCGGCCACCTCGGTGCAGGCCGCCGCCCGCCAGTTCGGCTTCGACCTGGTCGACGTCGAACGCCTGCCAACGCACGGCGGCGAAATCCGCTACACCATCGGCCGCCCCGAGCACCGCCGGCCGACGGAGCGGGTCGCCGAACTCATCGCCGAGGAACGCGAACGCGGCATCGACACCCTGGCCACCCTGGAGCAGTGGGGCACCGAGGTGAAGCGCAACTGCGGTGACCTGGTCACCCTGCTGCGCAAGCTCAAGGACGAGGGCGCCACCGTGTACGCCTACGGTGCCACCGCCAAGAGCGCCACCGTCACCAACTACGCCGGCATCGGCCCCGACCTGGTGGCCGGGGTCTTCGACTCCACCCCCGGCAAGCAGCACCGCCTCACCCCCGGCGCCCACCTGCCGGTCCGCCCCCTCGAAGAGTTCACCACCCCGTACCCCGACTACCTGCTGCTCTTCGCCTGGAACCACGCCGAGGAGATCATCAAGCGCGAGCAGGCATTCCGCGAGCAGGGCGGCAAGTGGATCCTCTACGTCCCCGACGTGCACCTGCTGTGA
- a CDS encoding aromatase/cyclase, translating to MTSTESTRTEVTHRIAVAAPAEAVYRIVADVSRWPLYFPPTVRAERIAGDDTEERIRICALANGDLRSWESRRRLFPDRFRVEFEQVVTADPVAAMGGTWTVLPTDGGCEIALDHHYRAVGDDPAKLARIASAVETNSVAELANLKRVAERAAEEAELLFEFADTETFAAPIEQVYDFLYDAAKWPERLPHVVRLDLREDTTGLQHMEMDTRSPDGSVHTTISGRVCEPNRLISYKQVKLPAALRAHNGEWRFEPTADGRVLVTARHQVYLDPEGIAALPTPPESLAAARTAVRNALGANSRATLAKAREHVEAR from the coding sequence ATGACCAGCACCGAATCGACCCGCACCGAGGTCACCCACCGGATCGCGGTGGCCGCACCGGCGGAGGCGGTCTACCGGATCGTCGCCGACGTGTCCCGGTGGCCGCTGTACTTCCCGCCCACGGTGCGGGCCGAGCGGATCGCGGGTGACGACACCGAGGAACGCATCCGGATCTGCGCGCTGGCCAACGGCGACCTGCGCAGCTGGGAGTCCCGCCGCAGGCTGTTCCCTGACCGGTTCCGGGTGGAGTTCGAGCAGGTCGTGACCGCGGACCCGGTGGCGGCGATGGGTGGGACCTGGACGGTGCTGCCCACCGACGGCGGCTGCGAGATCGCGCTGGACCACCACTACCGGGCCGTCGGCGACGATCCGGCGAAGCTGGCCCGGATCGCCAGCGCGGTGGAGACCAACAGCGTGGCCGAGCTGGCCAACCTCAAGCGGGTGGCCGAGCGCGCGGCCGAGGAGGCCGAGCTGCTCTTCGAGTTCGCCGACACCGAGACCTTCGCCGCGCCGATCGAACAGGTCTACGACTTCCTCTACGACGCGGCCAAGTGGCCCGAGCGGCTGCCGCACGTGGTGCGGCTGGACCTGCGCGAGGACACCACCGGGTTGCAGCACATGGAGATGGACACCCGCTCGCCGGACGGCTCGGTGCACACCACGATCTCCGGCCGGGTCTGCGAGCCGAACCGGCTCATCTCCTACAAGCAGGTCAAGTTGCCGGCCGCGCTGCGCGCGCACAACGGCGAGTGGCGCTTCGAGCCGACCGCCGACGGCCGGGTCCTGGTGACCGCCCGGCACCAGGTGTACCTGGACCCCGAGGGCATCGCCGCCCTGCCCACCCCGCCGGAGTCGCTGGCGGCGGCCAGGACCGCGGTGCGCAACGCGCTCGGCGCGAACAGCCGGGCGACCTTGGCCAAGGCGCGCGAGCACGTCGAAGCGCGCTGA
- a CDS encoding acyltransferase domain-containing protein, with the protein MSPVTARSEPPVVLLFPGQGAQHPRMAAGLYQHEQTFTAWMDRAFELFGADGPRLRAAWLAAEPGPDYDDVSVAQPLLYAVNHAMGRMVLDWGVRPVALLGHSVGEMAAATLAGVLEFADGIRLMDERITEFTNTPPGGMLAVSASVAEVADLLGERVHLAAVNAPRQLLLAGEAEPLAEAARTLTERHVVCRDVLARQAFHSPVVARAVTASLPGWRSVPLAPPRLRLYSAYTQGVLTDETARDPVFWANQAADTVYFAPTLTRLLAEHGDCVLVEAGPGTSLSVLGRRQPSVVKGGGRVLPLLPDRHRGDQLDQDTTTAARLALSAPVPTA; encoded by the coding sequence ATGTCACCAGTGACAGCGCGGTCCGAGCCGCCGGTCGTGCTGCTGTTCCCTGGCCAGGGCGCCCAGCACCCGCGGATGGCGGCCGGCCTCTACCAGCACGAGCAGACCTTCACCGCCTGGATGGACCGGGCCTTCGAGCTGTTCGGCGCGGACGGTCCCCGGCTGCGCGCGGCCTGGCTGGCCGCGGAACCGGGGCCGGACTACGACGACGTGTCGGTGGCCCAGCCGCTGCTCTACGCGGTCAACCACGCGATGGGCCGGATGGTGCTGGACTGGGGCGTGCGCCCGGTGGCGCTGCTCGGGCACAGCGTGGGCGAGATGGCCGCGGCCACCCTGGCCGGGGTGCTCGAGTTCGCCGACGGCATCCGGCTGATGGACGAGCGGATCACCGAGTTCACCAACACCCCGCCGGGCGGGATGCTCGCGGTGTCGGCCTCGGTGGCCGAGGTCGCGGACCTGCTGGGCGAGCGGGTGCACCTGGCCGCGGTGAACGCGCCCCGTCAGCTGCTGCTGGCCGGAGAGGCCGAGCCGCTGGCCGAGGCGGCCCGGACGCTGACCGAGCGGCACGTGGTCTGCCGGGATGTGCTTGCCCGGCAGGCATTCCACAGCCCGGTGGTGGCGCGGGCGGTGACCGCCTCCCTGCCCGGCTGGCGCTCGGTGCCGCTCGCCCCGCCGCGGCTGCGGCTCTACTCCGCCTACACCCAGGGCGTGCTCACCGACGAGACCGCGCGGGATCCGGTGTTCTGGGCCAACCAGGCCGCCGACACCGTGTATTTCGCGCCCACGCTGACCAGGTTGCTGGCCGAGCACGGCGACTGCGTGCTGGTGGAGGCCGGGCCGGGCACCAGCCTGAGCGTGCTGGGCCGCCGCCAGCCCTCGGTGGTCAAGGGCGGCGGCCGGGTGCTGCCGCTGCTGCCCGACCGGCACCGGGGCGACCAGCTCGACCAGGACACCACCACCGCGGCGCGGCTCGCCCTGTCCGCGCCCGTTCCCACTGCGTGA
- a CDS encoding acyl carrier protein → MSTQLTLDELKEFLARAVGEDESVDLDGDVLDTNLMDLGFDSLAIIDTTSRLERHFKIKIPESAAADIETPRHLLDLVNQQVALAGSTV, encoded by the coding sequence ATGAGTACCCAGCTGACCCTGGACGAGCTGAAGGAGTTCCTGGCCCGCGCGGTGGGCGAGGACGAGTCCGTCGACCTGGACGGCGACGTCCTGGACACTAACCTGATGGACCTGGGCTTCGACTCGCTCGCGATCATCGACACCACGAGCAGGCTGGAACGGCACTTCAAGATCAAGATCCCGGAGTCGGCGGCCGCGGACATCGAGACCCCTCGGCACCTGCTCGACCTGGTCAACCAGCAGGTCGCGCTGGCCGGGTCCACGGTCTGA
- a CDS encoding class I SAM-dependent DNA methyltransferase translates to MYGAAYAEIYDLIYASRDKDYAGESAELAALVRARKPDAASLLDVACGTGGHLAHLKQEFGTVAGLEQSEHMIARANRAMPDIPVYQGDMRDFHVERTFDAVVCMFSSIGYVGSTAALDSTLKSFAHHLNPGGVIIIEPWYFPDGFLPGYIANDLVRTPDRVTVRVSHSTREGDQVPMTVHYIDAQRDAGIKHYTDVHWMTLFEREQYEAAFEQAGCRVEYLPGGRFNCGLFVGTRTDQPLR, encoded by the coding sequence ATGTACGGCGCGGCCTACGCCGAGATCTACGACCTGATCTACGCCAGTCGTGACAAGGACTACGCGGGCGAGTCGGCCGAGTTGGCCGCGCTGGTGCGCGCGCGCAAACCCGATGCCGCCTCGCTGCTGGACGTGGCCTGCGGCACCGGCGGGCACCTGGCCCACCTCAAGCAGGAGTTCGGCACCGTGGCCGGGCTGGAGCAGTCCGAGCACATGATCGCCAGGGCGAACCGGGCGATGCCGGATATCCCGGTGTACCAAGGAGATATGCGCGATTTCCACGTCGAGCGCACCTTCGACGCGGTGGTCTGCATGTTCAGCTCGATCGGCTACGTCGGCAGCACCGCCGCGCTGGACAGCACGCTGAAGAGCTTCGCGCACCACCTCAACCCGGGCGGGGTCATCATCATCGAGCCCTGGTACTTCCCGGACGGTTTCCTGCCCGGCTACATCGCCAACGACCTGGTGCGCACGCCGGACCGGGTCACGGTGCGGGTCTCGCACTCCACCAGGGAGGGCGACCAGGTGCCGATGACCGTGCACTACATCGACGCGCAGCGGGACGCGGGCATCAAGCACTACACCGATGTGCACTGGATGACCCTGTTCGAGCGCGAGCAGTACGAGGCGGCCTTCGAGCAGGCCGGCTGCCGGGTGGAGTACCTGCCCGGCGGCCGGTTCAACTGCGGCCTGTTCGTCGGCACCCGCACCGATCAGCCACTGCGCTGA
- a CDS encoding nucleotide disphospho-sugar-binding domain-containing protein, whose product MKILVNTGPAHPLYFPVVGLAWALRAAGHEVLVAAPENWDAVVRGSGLPMAAVSGSIEMRDVMGKDRAGNPLKFPESHDQMGGMTGAGFARLAEKTLDGTVDLVASWKPDLVVAESYSFATAAIAAKVNGVPWVKHTVGPGDLPIVSALNAELAPELARFGLDRLPEADLVIDNTPPLLGDSIAGAQPMRYVPYGEPGLLPEWVLRPRTKPRLLVTLGSVQPQAGGLPVLVQLLKALGTLEAELVVAVADFLVPQMGQLPDSVVAAGWQSLTSVLSGCDAVVHHGGPGTMMTCLTHGLPQVVIPGMGKPLSAIGRLAEFGAIRRIEPRDLTPELLLESTGALLADESYGERAREVRDQIAQLPSPADLVPVLEKLVAK is encoded by the coding sequence ATGAAGATTCTGGTCAACACCGGTCCCGCCCACCCGCTGTACTTCCCGGTCGTCGGACTGGCCTGGGCATTGCGCGCGGCCGGGCACGAGGTTCTGGTCGCGGCGCCGGAGAATTGGGACGCGGTGGTCCGTGGTTCCGGTCTGCCGATGGCCGCGGTGTCCGGTTCGATCGAGATGCGCGATGTGATGGGCAAGGATCGCGCGGGCAATCCGCTCAAATTCCCTGAATCGCACGACCAGATGGGTGGGATGACCGGGGCCGGATTCGCCCGGCTCGCCGAGAAGACCCTCGATGGCACCGTGGATCTGGTGGCCAGCTGGAAACCGGATCTGGTTGTCGCCGAATCCTATTCCTTCGCCACCGCCGCGATCGCGGCCAAGGTGAACGGGGTGCCGTGGGTCAAGCACACCGTCGGTCCCGGCGATCTGCCGATCGTGTCCGCGCTGAATGCGGAGCTGGCCCCGGAACTGGCCCGCTTCGGCCTGGACCGGCTGCCCGAGGCCGATCTGGTCATCGACAACACCCCGCCGCTGCTGGGCGACTCCATCGCCGGCGCGCAGCCCATGCGGTACGTGCCCTACGGCGAGCCAGGGCTGCTGCCCGAGTGGGTGCTGCGGCCGCGGACCAAGCCCCGGCTGCTGGTCACCCTCGGCTCGGTGCAGCCGCAGGCCGGTGGGCTGCCGGTGCTGGTGCAGCTGCTCAAGGCGCTGGGCACGCTGGAGGCCGAACTGGTGGTCGCGGTGGCCGATTTCCTGGTGCCGCAGATGGGTCAGCTGCCCGACTCGGTGGTCGCGGCGGGCTGGCAGTCGCTGACCTCGGTGCTCTCCGGCTGCGACGCGGTGGTGCACCACGGTGGGCCGGGCACCATGATGACCTGCCTGACGCACGGGCTGCCGCAGGTGGTCATCCCCGGCATGGGCAAGCCGCTCTCCGCGATCGGCAGGCTGGCCGAGTTCGGCGCCATCCGCCGGATCGAGCCGAGGGACCTGACCCCGGAACTGCTGCTGGAGTCCACCGGGGCGCTGCTCGCGGACGAGAGCTACGGCGAGCGGGCCAGGGAGGTGCGGGACCAGATCGCCCAGCTGCCCTCGCCTGCCGATCTGGTGCCCGTGCTCGAGAAGCTCGTCGCGAAGTAG
- a CDS encoding alpha/beta fold hydrolase: protein MTTETPPPGLSEFYRQEPVWSGSTEDDGLEYATIAVPLNYADPGGEKLSIAISRKKATDPATRRGILLTLNGGPGGYFGLGTRFPAVLAHTRLTERYDVIGFDPRGTGGSTPLLAEITAVQAKPDSRPPDALFATIAEDARAREEGAQRAGGPQRPHFNTPNVVRDMDVIRAALGEDKINYLGYTYGTYAGAVYGVLFPDRLDRNVLDSCVHPDWSWREQLMAQGTANRANLDKWAEWVAGRSGHFSLGDSAAAVLATVEEAVAALGAQPESTALRTLLDCALGSRSADRARWEELGRLVADLRTGDKGLAEKWLADERIWPPAETEGETRCGVLDAVIAEKDWPTDLETYFADMREFREKFPYGYGVMRAQPFSGAFRTFTPPERPATLRRAGYPAGLIVHADGDPIDYYPGGAAMAERLGHRLITVEDSGQHEIYAFRGNAAVDELVERYLLDGELPAADTVCASTVPRPSLPA, encoded by the coding sequence ATGACCACTGAAACGCCACCGCCCGGCCTGTCCGAGTTCTATCGCCAGGAACCGGTGTGGTCCGGCTCGACCGAGGACGATGGACTCGAATACGCGACCATCGCGGTCCCGCTGAATTACGCCGACCCCGGCGGCGAAAAGCTGTCCATTGCCATTAGCCGGAAAAAGGCGACGGACCCGGCCACTCGACGCGGCATCCTGCTCACCCTCAATGGCGGCCCCGGCGGTTATTTCGGCCTCGGCACCCGTTTCCCGGCCGTGCTGGCGCACACCCGGCTGACCGAGCGCTACGACGTGATCGGGTTCGACCCGCGTGGCACCGGCGGCTCCACCCCGCTGCTCGCCGAGATCACCGCTGTCCAGGCGAAACCCGACTCCAGGCCGCCGGATGCCCTGTTCGCCACCATCGCCGAGGACGCTCGGGCGCGTGAGGAAGGCGCCCAGCGGGCCGGTGGTCCGCAGCGCCCGCACTTCAACACCCCGAACGTGGTCAGGGACATGGACGTGATCCGGGCCGCGCTGGGCGAAGACAAGATCAATTACCTCGGTTACACCTACGGCACTTACGCAGGCGCGGTCTACGGCGTGCTGTTCCCGGACCGGCTGGACCGCAACGTGCTCGATTCCTGCGTGCACCCGGACTGGTCCTGGCGGGAACAGCTCATGGCGCAGGGCACGGCAAATCGGGCAAATCTCGATAAATGGGCGGAATGGGTCGCGGGACGATCCGGACATTTCTCACTCGGCGATTCCGCGGCGGCCGTGCTGGCCACCGTGGAGGAGGCGGTGGCCGCGCTCGGCGCCCAGCCGGAGAGCACCGCGTTGCGCACCCTGCTGGACTGCGCGCTGGGTTCCCGCTCGGCGGACCGGGCCCGCTGGGAGGAGCTGGGCAGGCTGGTCGCCGACCTGCGCACCGGCGACAAGGGACTGGCCGAGAAGTGGCTGGCCGACGAGCGGATCTGGCCGCCGGCGGAGACCGAGGGCGAGACCCGCTGCGGCGTGCTGGACGCGGTGATCGCGGAGAAGGACTGGCCCACCGACCTGGAGACCTACTTCGCGGACATGCGCGAGTTCCGGGAGAAGTTCCCCTACGGCTACGGCGTGATGCGCGCCCAGCCCTTCAGCGGCGCCTTCCGCACCTTCACCCCGCCGGAGCGACCCGCCACGCTGCGCCGCGCGGGCTACCCGGCCGGGCTGATCGTGCACGCCGACGGCGACCCGATCGACTACTACCCGGGCGGCGCGGCCATGGCCGAACGCCTGGGCCACCGGCTGATCACCGTCGAGGACTCCGGCCAGCACGAGATCTACGCCTTCCGCGGCAACGCGGCAGTGGACGAACTGGTCGAGCGGTACCTGCTGGACGGCGAGCTGCCCGCCGCGGACACCGTGTGCGCGAGCACCGTGCCGCGACCGAGCCTGCCCGCCTGA